In Streptococcus sp. SN-1, a single genomic region encodes these proteins:
- a CDS encoding phosphorylcholine transferase LicD, whose translation MNNMTDLKAIQARSLEMAEYFVAFCKEHDLLCYLCGGGAIGALRNKGFIPWDDDLDFFMPRKDYEKLAELWPRYADERYFLSKSNKDFVDRNLFITIRDKETTCIKPYQQDLDLPHGLALDVLPLDYYPKNPAERKKQVRWALIYSLFCAQTIPEKHGALMKWGSRILLGLTPKSLRYRIWKKAEKEMTKYSLAESDGITELCSGPGYMRNKYLIESFEDNLFLPFEGTEMPIPVGYDAYLSTAFGDYMTPPPADKQLPHHDAVIADMDKSYTEYKGEYGG comes from the coding sequence ATGAATAATATGACTGATTTAAAAGCAATTCAGGCTCGTAGTCTGGAGATGGCTGAATATTTTGTGGCCTTTTGTAAAGAACATGATTTGCTTTGTTATCTCTGTGGGGGAGGTGCTATTGGTGCCCTTCGAAACAAGGGATTTATTCCTTGGGATGACGACCTAGACTTTTTTATGCCTCGTAAAGATTATGAGAAATTAGCAGAATTATGGCCTCGTTATGCAGATGAACGTTATTTCTTGTCAAAGAGTAACAAGGATTTTGTCGACCGCAATCTTTTTATTACCATTCGTGACAAGGAAACCACCTGTATCAAACCTTATCAGCAGGATTTGGATTTGCCACATGGTCTGGCCTTGGATGTGTTGCCTTTGGATTATTATCCGAAAAATCCAGCTGAGCGGAAAAAACAGGTTCGTTGGGCCTTGATTTATTCTCTTTTTTGTGCGCAAACTATTCCAGAAAAACATGGCGCACTTATGAAATGGGGAAGCCGTATTTTACTGGGGTTGACTCCAAAATCTCTCCGTTATCGCATTTGGAAAAAAGCTGAAAAAGAAATGACCAAGTACAGTCTAGCTGAGAGCGATGGAATCACGGAATTATGCTCGGGTCCTGGTTACATGAGAAACAAGTACCTAATTGAATCTTTTGAAGATAACCTCTTCTTGCCATTTGAAGGGACAGAGATGCCTATTCCAGTTGGCTACGATGCCTATCTCAGCACTGCTTTTGGGGATTATATGACGCCTCCACCAGCAGACAAGCAGCTACCACATCATGATGCTGTCATCGCTGATATGGATAAGTCTTATACTGAATACAAGGGAGAATATGGTGGCTAA
- a CDS encoding glycosyltransferase has protein sequence MVAKKKILFFMWSFSLGGGAEKILSTIVSNLDPEKYDIDILEMEHFDKGYESVPKHVRILKSLQDYRQARWIRALLWRMRIYFPRLTRRLLVKDDYDVEVSFTIMNPPLLFSKRKEVKKISWIHGSIEEFIKDSSKRESHRRQLDAADTIVGISKKTSHSIKEVYPDYASKLRTVYNGYDFKSILEKSQEKIDIEISPQSICTIGRIEENKGSDRVVEVIKLLHQEGKNYHLYFIGAGDMEEELKKRVKEYELEDYVHFLGYQKNPYQYLSQMKVLLSMSKQEGFPGVYVEALSLGLPFVSTDVGGAEELSQEGRFGQIIERNQEAAQAITNYMTSASNFDVNEASQFIQQFTIAKQIEQVEKLLEE, from the coding sequence ATGGTGGCTAAGAAAAAAATATTATTTTTTATGTGGTCTTTTTCTCTCGGGGGTGGCGCAGAGAAGATTCTATCTACCATTGTTTCAAATCTAGATCCAGAAAAGTATGATATTGATATTCTGGAAATGGAACATTTTGACAAGGGATACGAATCTGTTCCCAAGCATGTACGCATTTTAAAATCCCTTCAGGATTATCGCCAAGCCAGATGGATTCGAGCTCTTTTGTGGAGAATGAGAATTTATTTTCCAAGATTGACACGTCGCTTACTGGTGAAAGATGACTATGATGTTGAAGTTTCCTTTACCATTATGAATCCTCCACTTTTGTTCTCTAAAAGAAAAGAAGTCAAGAAAATCTCTTGGATTCATGGAAGTATCGAAGAATTTATTAAGGATAGCTCAAAAAGAGAATCACATAGACGCCAGTTGGATGCTGCGGATACCATTGTAGGAATTTCAAAAAAGACCAGTCATTCTATCAAGGAAGTCTATCCAGATTATGCTTCGAAATTACGGACAGTTTACAATGGATATGATTTTAAGAGTATTCTAGAAAAATCTCAAGAGAAGATAGATATCGAGATTTCACCTCAAAGTATCTGTACTATCGGACGGATTGAGGAAAATAAGGGTTCTGACCGTGTGGTGGAAGTGATAAAGCTATTACACCAAGAGGGAAAAAACTATCATCTCTACTTCATAGGGGCTGGTGATATGGAAGAGGAACTGAAAAAACGAGTCAAAGAGTATGAGCTTGAAGACTATGTACATTTCCTTGGTTATCAAAAAAATCCTTATCAGTATTTGTCTCAGATGAAAGTTCTCTTGTCTATGTCTAAACAAGAAGGCTTTCCTGGAGTGTATGTGGAGGCCTTGAGTCTAGGACTTCCTTTTGTCTCTACGGATGTTGGAGGGGCTGAGGAATTATCCCAAGAAGGACGATTTGGGCAAATCATTGAAAGAAACCAAGAGGCAGCTCAGGCAATTACGAACTACATGACTTCTGCCTCAAACTTCGATGTTAATGAGGCTAGCCAATTTATTCAACAATTCACAATTGCCAAACAAATCGAACAAGTAGAAAAACTATTAGAGGAGTAG
- a CDS encoding glycosyltransferase family 2 protein: protein METALISVIVPVYNVAQYLEKSIASIQEQTYQNLEIILVDDGATDESGRLCDAIAEQDDRMSVLHKKNEGLSQARNDGMKQAHGDYLIFIDSDDYIHPEMIQSLYEQLVQEDADVSSCGVMNVYANDESPQSANQDDYFVCDSQTFLKEYLIGEKIPGTICNKLIKRQIATALSFPKGLIYEDAYYHFDLIKLAKKYVVNTKPYYYYFHRGDSITTKPYAEKDLAYIDIYQKFYNEVVKNYPDLKEVAFFRLAYAYFFILDKMLLDDQYKQFEAYSQIHRFLKSHAFAIARNPIFRKGRRISALALFINISLYRFLLLKNIEKSKKLH, encoded by the coding sequence ATGGAAACTGCATTAATTAGTGTGATTGTGCCAGTCTATAATGTAGCACAGTACCTAGAAAAATCGATAGCTTCCATTCAGGAGCAGACCTATCAAAATCTGGAAATTATTCTTGTTGATGATGGTGCAACAGATGAGAGCGGTCGCTTGTGTGATGCAATCGCTGAACAAGATGATAGGATGTCAGTGCTTCATAAAAAGAACGAAGGATTGTCGCAAGCACGAAATGATGGAATGAAGCAGGCTCACGGAGATTATCTGATTTTTATTGACTCAGATGATTATATCCATCCGGAAATGATTCAGAGCTTATATGAGCAATTAGTTCAAGAAGATGCGGATGTCTCAAGCTGTGGTGTCATGAATGTCTATGCTAATGATGAAAGTCCACAATCAGCCAATCAGGATGACTATTTTGTCTGTGATTCTCAAACATTTCTAAAGGAATACCTCATAGGTGAAAAAATCCCTGGAACGATTTGCAATAAGCTAATCAAGAGACAGATTGCAACTGCCCTATCCTTTCCGAAGGGATTGATTTATGAAGATGCTTATTATCATTTTGATTTAATCAAGTTGGCTAAGAAGTACGTTGTTAATACCAAACCCTATTATTACTATTTCCATAGAGGGGATAGTATTACGACTAAACCCTATGCAGAGAAGGATTTAGCCTATATTGATATCTACCAAAAGTTTTACAATGAAGTTGTGAAAAACTATCCGGATTTGAAAGAGGTTGCTTTTTTCAGATTGGCCTATGCCTACTTTTTTATTCTGGATAAGATGTTACTAGATGATCAGTATAAACAATTTGAAGCCTATTCTCAGATTCATCGTTTTTTAAAAAGCCATGCCTTTGCTATTGCTAGGAATCCAATTTTCCGTAAGGGGAGAAGAATTAGTGCTTTGGCTCTATTCATAAATATTTCTTTATACCGATTCTTATTACTGAAAAATATTGAAAAATCTAAAAAATTACATTAG
- a CDS encoding O-antigen polysaccharide polymerase Wzy family protein: MIDGKRLLFSLTIVSYALTLVSGIVYLFNNNNVSLLSTLLFLLVSSLIACWNDIKYYLIHFIFYLTIFVFLVSRPTIDYFRDGALDTYHPIAYRFAFIVVMVSILGLTTGGILARYFIARKQIKVPKIGSSLKEIYIKRLRFVSLGVFLLTYPFYFIRLFERLLYRLQTSYYAYYANFESKLPYITYILSTFTVYAMCMYLATKPKKLQATAVLVSFIAANTIHLAIGTRNPFILSILFAFVYYFMREQTEKGKWIGFKEKLAIFVGSPILMLAMGVLNYVRDNVQVSHTGFWDILLDFIYKQGTSFGVLARGFLFNSSLPYRDFRNFTFGPVLDYFARGSLGAIFGGKAFEHTTNSVELAIDSNSYAHNLSYLVLNKEYLKGHGIGSSYIMELYTDYGMIGVFLLSLLLGMLFIAMLQVAYRSRTILFALSLLILNNLFFMPRSSFSESFFNLFTMQFWGIVLVIIFVAKMLTKENQYLLNKGEKNHV; encoded by the coding sequence GTGATTGATGGAAAACGACTATTATTTAGTTTAACCATAGTCAGCTATGCCTTGACGCTAGTAAGTGGAATTGTGTATCTTTTTAATAATAACAATGTTAGCTTGCTTTCTACTTTATTGTTCTTACTGGTTAGTAGCTTAATTGCTTGTTGGAATGATATCAAGTATTACTTAATCCATTTTATTTTCTATTTAACTATTTTTGTCTTTCTGGTATCAAGACCGACCATTGATTATTTTAGGGATGGCGCCCTGGATACCTATCATCCGATAGCTTATCGTTTTGCCTTTATAGTCGTCATGGTTTCGATTCTGGGCTTGACCACAGGAGGCATCCTGGCTCGTTATTTTATAGCTAGGAAGCAAATTAAAGTACCCAAGATAGGAAGTTCTCTAAAAGAGATTTATATCAAGCGGTTACGCTTTGTATCACTCGGAGTTTTTCTTCTAACCTATCCTTTCTATTTCATTAGATTATTTGAACGACTCCTGTATCGCTTGCAGACTTCCTACTATGCCTACTATGCAAATTTTGAAAGTAAACTGCCTTATATTACCTACATCTTGTCTACCTTTACGGTCTATGCAATGTGTATGTATCTGGCAACCAAGCCTAAGAAATTGCAGGCAACAGCAGTGTTAGTATCCTTCATTGCAGCTAATACCATTCATTTGGCAATTGGAACACGAAATCCTTTTATTTTAAGTATTTTATTTGCTTTTGTTTATTACTTTATGCGGGAGCAAACTGAAAAAGGAAAATGGATTGGATTTAAAGAAAAGTTAGCGATTTTTGTAGGATCTCCTATTCTCATGTTAGCGATGGGAGTACTCAATTATGTACGGGATAATGTCCAAGTTTCCCATACAGGTTTCTGGGATATCTTACTTGACTTTATCTATAAACAAGGGACTAGTTTTGGTGTCTTGGCTCGAGGTTTTCTATTTAACAGTAGCCTACCTTATCGAGATTTCCGTAATTTTACTTTTGGTCCTGTTCTTGATTATTTTGCAAGGGGGAGTTTGGGGGCAATTTTCGGAGGAAAAGCCTTTGAGCATACAACCAATAGTGTGGAATTGGCTATTGATAGTAATAGTTATGCCCACAATCTATCCTATCTTGTTTTGAACAAGGAATATTTGAAAGGACATGGTATCGGAAGTAGTTATATCATGGAGTTATATACAGACTATGGTATGATAGGAGTCTTTCTACTTAGTCTCTTGCTAGGTATGTTATTCATAGCCATGCTGCAAGTAGCCTATCGTTCAAGAACAATCCTATTTGCCTTGTCCCTACTCATCTTGAATAATCTATTCTTTATGCCAAGAAGTAGCTTTTCAGAAAGTTTCTTCAATTTATTTACAATGCAATTCTGGGGAATTGTTCTTGTGATTATATTTGTAGCAAAAATGCTTACAAAAGAAAACCAGTATCTACTAAACAAAGGAGAAAAAAATCATGTTTGA
- a CDS encoding prephenate dehydratase yields MFEHYSVADLFANLYKKRKANILALIALFALIAVPFTIKAVKNKNTVKDTTSYSTYLSYKITPPEDSAKTILNHQIGGYSDFYGKLIDGNLNGAYLFNDVDSSELKKIASELDTTETTLKNSTSDYWWKKLTVYYMIDDAGVGVKILTPSKDANDLLERKIDGLIEKFKHTFANVKIEKLETINSKELNANGETALGLNVKNLILRLAVIGVVCVILVVMGNVLVYLFNPTINRAGDFSQYQIDFVTEITTIANLADVLSYKNAGQELTIVSSNKAILDKLKQNQEILKGMHFVDLQDVPSLLERDTVLLVEEYGVTRYKKFEQSLQILRNLNRSILGVATFKL; encoded by the coding sequence ATGTTTGAACATTATTCAGTAGCTGATTTGTTTGCAAATCTTTACAAAAAACGAAAAGCAAATATTTTAGCTCTCATAGCTTTATTTGCTCTTATTGCTGTACCATTTACAATTAAAGCTGTTAAGAATAAAAATACTGTCAAAGACACAACAAGTTATTCAACTTATCTTAGCTATAAAATCACTCCTCCAGAAGATTCAGCCAAAACGATTTTGAATCATCAAATTGGTGGTTATAGTGATTTTTATGGGAAATTGATTGATGGGAATTTGAATGGAGCTTATCTTTTCAATGATGTAGATTCTAGTGAGTTGAAAAAAATTGCCAGTGAATTAGATACGACAGAAACAACCTTGAAAAATTCTACAAGTGACTATTGGTGGAAAAAATTGACCGTCTATTATATGATTGACGATGCAGGGGTTGGTGTGAAAATTTTGACACCAAGTAAAGATGCTAATGACTTGTTGGAGCGAAAAATTGATGGATTGATTGAGAAATTTAAACACACTTTTGCAAATGTAAAAATTGAAAAATTGGAAACCATCAACTCTAAAGAATTGAATGCAAATGGTGAGACAGCGCTTGGATTGAATGTGAAGAATTTGATTCTCCGTTTAGCTGTTATTGGAGTAGTCTGTGTGATTTTGGTTGTGATGGGAAATGTATTGGTTTATCTCTTTAACCCAACAATCAATAGAGCAGGTGATTTTTCTCAATATCAAATTGATTTTGTAACAGAGATCACAACAATTGCCAACCTAGCAGATGTCTTGTCATACAAAAATGCTGGACAAGAATTGACTATTGTTAGCTCAAATAAAGCTATTCTAGATAAATTAAAACAAAATCAAGAGATTTTGAAAGGAATGCATTTTGTAGATTTACAAGATGTACCATCTCTTTTAGAAAGAGATACAGTCCTTCTTGTTGAAGAATACGGAGTGACTCGTTATAAGAAATTTGAACAAAGTCTTCAAATTCTTCGAAACTTAAATCGTTCTATCCTCGGTGTAGCAACCTTTAAATTATAA
- the tacF gene encoding type IV teichoic acid flippase TacF, translating to MKSIKLNALSYMGIRVLNIIFPILTGTYVARLLDRTDYGYFNSVDTILSFFLPFATYGVYNYGLRAISNVKDNKKDLNRTFSSLFYLCIACTILTTAVYILAYPLFFTDNPIVKKVYLVMGIQLIAQIFSIEWVNEALENYSFLFYKTAFIRILMLVSIFLFVKNEHDIVVYTLVMSLSTLINYLISYFWIKRDIKLVKIHISDFKPLFLPLTAMLVFANANMLFTFLDRLFLVKTGIDVNVSYYTMAQRIVTVIAGVVTGAIGVSVPRLSYYLGKGDKEAYVSLVNRGSRIFNFFIIPLSFGLMVLGPNAILLYGSEKYIGGGILTSLFAFRTIILALDTILGSQILFTNGYEKRITVYTVFAGLLNLGLNSLLFFNHIVAPEYYLLTTMLSETSLLVFYIIFIHRKQLIHLGHIFSYTVRYSLFSLSFVGIYFLINFLYPVDMVINLPFLINTGLIVLLSAISYIGLLAFTKDSIFYEFLNHVLALKNKFKRS from the coding sequence ATGAAAAGTATAAAATTAAATGCTCTATCTTACATGGGAATTCGTGTCTTGAATATTATTTTTCCCATCTTAACTGGTACCTACGTCGCGCGTCTCTTGGACCGAACTGACTATGGTTACTTCAACTCAGTTGACACTATTTTGTCATTTTTCTTGCCCTTTGCGACTTATGGGGTCTATAACTACGGTTTACGGGCCATCAGTAATGTCAAGGATAACAAAAAAGATCTGAATAGAACCTTCTCTAGTCTTTTTTATTTGTGCATAGCTTGTACAATTTTGACTACTGCTGTCTATATCCTAGCTTATCCTCTCTTCTTTACTGATAATCCAATCGTCAAAAAAGTCTACCTTGTTATGGGGATTCAGCTTATTGCCCAGATTTTTTCAATCGAGTGGGTCAATGAAGCTCTGGAAAATTACAGTTTTCTCTTTTACAAGACTGCCTTCATCCGTATCCTGATGCTGGTCTCTATTTTCCTGTTTGTCAAAAATGAACATGATATTGTTGTCTATACACTTGTGATGAGTTTATCAACACTGATTAACTATCTGATTAGTTATTTTTGGATTAAAAGAGACATTAAGCTTGTTAAGATTCACATAAGTGATTTTAAACCGCTCTTTCTCCCTCTAACAGCCATGTTAGTCTTTGCAAATGCCAATATGCTCTTCACTTTTTTGGATCGTCTCTTCCTCGTTAAAACAGGGATTGATGTCAACGTTAGTTACTATACCATGGCTCAACGAATTGTGACCGTTATAGCTGGTGTTGTAACAGGAGCTATCGGAGTGAGTGTGCCTCGTCTCAGTTACTATTTGGGTAAAGGAGACAAAGAAGCCTATGTTTCTCTGGTTAACAGAGGAAGTCGAATCTTTAACTTCTTTATCATTCCACTCAGTTTCGGACTCATGGTTTTAGGACCAAATGCTATCCTACTTTATGGTAGTGAAAAATATATCGGAGGCGGTATCTTAACCTCTCTCTTCGCTTTTCGCACGATTATCCTGGCACTGGATACCATTCTTGGTTCCCAAATTCTCTTTACAAATGGCTATGAAAAACGAATCACAGTCTATACAGTCTTTGCAGGATTACTCAATTTGGGCTTAAATAGTCTCCTCTTTTTCAACCACATCGTGGCTCCTGAATACTACTTACTGACAACTATGCTATCAGAGACCTCTCTACTTGTTTTCTATATCATTTTCATCCATAGAAAACAACTCATCCACTTAGGACATATCTTTAGCTATACTGTTCGATACTCGCTCTTTTCACTTTCCTTTGTAGGAATTTATTTCCTGATTAATTTCTTATATCCCGTGGATATGGTCATTAATTTGCCATTTTTGATTAATACTGGTTTGATTGTCTTGCTATCAGCCATCTCTTATATTGGTCTACTTGCCTTCACCAAAGATAGCATTTTCTATGAATTTTTAAACCATGTCCTAGCCTTAAAAAATAAATTCAAAAGATCATAG
- a CDS encoding phosphorylcholine transferase LicD, with protein MKQLTIEDAKQIELEILDYIDTLCKKHNINYIINYGTLIGAVRHQGFIPWDDDIDLSMPREDYQRFINIFQKEKSKYKLLSLETDKNYFNNFIKITDSTTKIIDTRNTKTYESGVFIDIFPMDRFDDPKVIDICYKLESFKLLSFSKHKNIVYKDSLLKDWIRTAFWLLLRPVSPRYFANKIEKEIQKYSRDNGQYMAFIPSKSKEKEVFPSGTFDKTINLPFENLILPAPEKFDTILTQFYGDYMTLPPEEKRFYSHEFHAYKLED; from the coding sequence ATGAAACAACTAACCATTGAAGATGCCAAACAGATTGAATTAGAAATTTTGGATTATATTGATACTCTCTGTAAAAAGCACAATATCAACTATATTATTAACTACGGTACTCTGATTGGGGCAGTTCGACATCAGGGCTTTATTCCTTGGGACGACGATATTGATCTGTCCATGCCTCGAGAAGACTACCAACGATTTATAAACATTTTTCAAAAGGAAAAAAGTAAATACAAACTTTTATCCTTAGAAACAGATAAGAACTACTTTAACAACTTTATCAAAATAACAGACAGTACAACTAAAATTATTGATACTCGGAATACAAAAACCTATGAGTCTGGTGTTTTTATCGATATTTTCCCTATGGATCGCTTTGATGATCCTAAGGTCATTGATATTTGTTATAAGCTGGAAAGCTTCAAACTTCTGTCTTTCAGCAAACATAAAAATATTGTCTATAAAGATAGCCTTTTAAAAGATTGGATACGAACAGCCTTTTGGTTGCTCCTTCGACCTGTTTCTCCTCGTTATTTTGCAAATAAAATCGAGAAAGAAATTCAAAAATATAGTCGTGATAATGGGCAGTATATGGCTTTTATCCCTTCTAAATCTAAGGAAAAGGAAGTCTTCCCAAGTGGTACCTTTGATAAAACAATCAATCTCCCATTTGAGAATTTAATCCTTCCAGCACCTGAAAAATTTGATACTATTTTGACACAATTTTATGGAGATTATATGACCCTACCACCAGAAGAAAAACGCTTCTACAGTCATGAATTTCACGCTTATAAATTGGAGGATTAG
- a CDS encoding phosphorylcholine transferase LicD: protein MQYLEKEEIKEIQLALLDYIDETCKKHDIPYFLSYGTMLGAIRHKGMIPWDDDIDISLYREDYERLLKIIEEENHPRYKVLSYDTSSWYFHNFASILDTSTVIEDHVKYKRHDTSLFIDVFPIDRFTDLSIVDKSYKYVALRQLAYIKKSRAVHGDSKLKDFLRLCSWYALRFVNPRYFYKKIDKLVKNSVVEQPKYEGMVGVDKEGMKGVFQINTFKELILTEFEGRMLPIPKNYDVFLTQMYGDYMTFPSKKMQEWYSHSIKAFRKVEK from the coding sequence ATGCAATATTTAGAAAAAGAAGAAATTAAAGAAATTCAACTAGCCCTGCTAGACTATATTGATGAGACTTGTAAGAAACATGATATTCCTTATTTTCTAAGTTATGGAACCATGCTTGGAGCTATCCGCCACAAAGGTATGATTCCCTGGGACGATGATATTGATATTTCCCTTTATCGTGAAGATTATGAGCGCTTATTGAAGATTATTGAGGAAGAAAATCACCCTCGCTACAAGGTTCTTTCCTACGATACCTCTTCTTGGTACTTCCATAATTTCGCATCGATTTTGGACACTTCTACTGTTATCGAAGACCATGTTAAGTACAAGCGCCATGACACCAGTCTCTTTATCGATGTCTTCCCAATTGATCGCTTTACAGATTTGAGCATTGTCGACAAGAGCTATAAGTATGTGGCTCTTCGTCAACTGGCTTATATCAAAAAATCACGCGCAGTTCACGGTGACAGCAAACTAAAAGATTTTCTTAGATTATGTAGCTGGTACGCTCTCAGATTTGTCAATCCGAGATACTTCTATAAGAAAATAGATAAGTTAGTTAAGAATAGTGTTGTAGAACAGCCGAAATATGAGGGAATGGTTGGAGTTGATAAAGAGGGAATGAAGGGTGTTTTCCAAATAAATACTTTCAAAGAGTTAATCTTAACAGAGTTTGAGGGAAGAATGTTACCAATTCCTAAAAATTATGATGTCTTTTTAACCCAAATGTATGGCGATTACATGACTTTTCCTTCAAAAAAAATGCAGGAGTGGTATAGTCATAGTATAAAAGCTTTTCGCAAGGTGGAGAAGTAA
- a CDS encoding phosphotransferase, whose translation MLSEKQFKLLRFLLIHKDENFTQRQLAEQLDLSLGTVNALVGKLKEEKWIDEEHHLNELGKNVLEPYRVENAIIMAAGMSSRFAPLSYEIPKGLLQVKGERLIERQIRQLQEAGIEDITVIVGYLQEKMFYLEEKFGVKIVVNNDYYKYNNCSSLMLVRDQLSNTYICSSDNYFVENPFERYIYRGYYSTIFAEGDTDEYCSKEDSNHTIIDIQIGGTNTWAMVGHVYFDRAFSEKFVDILETEFKHEPYREQLWEDYYSRHVKELPLEARHYSADIVKEFDSLDELRQFDEHYLVNTNSEIIDNICKILGCIASDIVNIKPLKDGLTNTSFSFDFLGKKYVYRHPGRGTENYIDRASEAASMEIATKLKIDRTFVAMNKDEGWKISEFIPNAKQLDYDNWDDVAKAMELLRRLHQSGEKTDHSFDQFEGIDDFRQKLKASNRFEFDGLEELDKNVSVLEKLLQEDQAKKVLCHGDSYSPNFLLNEDGEMSLIDWEYSGMGDPAGDLGTFIGCSNYTVEEAEKVLEIYLQEVPDKKTKRHYFAYVSVTSYYWFLWALFQESVGKPVGEFLYIWYRYTKQYGKLALDLYLEDN comes from the coding sequence ATGCTATCAGAAAAACAATTTAAACTTTTACGTTTTTTGTTGATTCACAAAGACGAAAACTTTACGCAGAGACAATTGGCTGAACAGCTAGATTTATCTTTAGGAACAGTCAATGCATTGGTTGGAAAACTTAAAGAAGAGAAGTGGATTGATGAGGAACATCACTTAAATGAACTAGGCAAGAACGTTTTAGAACCCTATCGAGTAGAAAATGCTATTATAATGGCTGCTGGAATGAGTAGTCGTTTTGCTCCTTTGTCTTATGAAATTCCCAAAGGATTGCTTCAAGTCAAGGGGGAACGCTTGATAGAGAGGCAAATCAGACAACTGCAAGAAGCAGGAATAGAAGATATAACCGTTATTGTAGGTTATCTACAAGAAAAAATGTTCTATCTGGAAGAAAAGTTTGGCGTTAAAATCGTTGTGAATAATGATTACTACAAATACAATAACTGTTCTTCTCTCATGCTAGTCAGAGATCAACTTTCCAACACTTATATCTGCTCTTCGGATAATTATTTTGTAGAAAATCCGTTTGAACGATACATTTACAGAGGTTATTATTCGACTATATTTGCAGAAGGGGACACAGACGAATACTGCTCTAAGGAAGATTCCAATCACACGATTATCGATATTCAAATCGGTGGGACGAATACTTGGGCTATGGTGGGGCACGTTTATTTTGATCGTGCATTTAGTGAAAAATTCGTAGATATTTTGGAAACTGAATTTAAACATGAGCCGTATCGCGAACAGCTCTGGGAAGATTATTATAGTCGTCACGTCAAAGAACTTCCTTTGGAAGCTCGGCATTATTCAGCAGACATTGTTAAGGAGTTTGATTCACTAGATGAGTTGCGTCAGTTTGATGAACACTATTTGGTGAATACTAATTCGGAAATCATTGATAACATCTGTAAGATATTAGGATGTATAGCTTCAGATATTGTCAATATTAAACCCCTAAAAGACGGTTTAACCAACACTTCGTTTTCATTTGACTTCCTAGGAAAGAAATATGTTTACCGTCATCCAGGTAGAGGAACGGAGAATTATATCGATCGTGCTAGCGAGGCAGCTTCCATGGAAATTGCTACAAAATTGAAGATTGACCGTACTTTTGTTGCTATGAACAAGGATGAGGGCTGGAAAATTTCAGAATTTATTCCTAACGCCAAGCAACTAGATTATGATAATTGGGATGATGTAGCAAAAGCAATGGAGCTCTTGAGACGCTTGCACCAATCTGGAGAAAAAACGGATCATTCTTTTGATCAATTTGAGGGAATTGATGATTTTAGACAAAAATTAAAAGCCAGCAATCGTTTTGAATTTGATGGGCTTGAAGAGTTGGATAAGAATGTCTCAGTTCTCGAGAAGCTTTTACAAGAAGATCAAGCGAAAAAGGTTCTCTGCCATGGAGATTCTTATAGCCCAAATTTCTTGTTGAATGAAGATGGCGAAATGAGCTTGATTGATTGGGAATATTCTGGTATGGGAGATCCAGCGGGAGATTTAGGGACCTTTATTGGATGTTCAAATTATACAGTGGAAGAAGCTGAAAAGGTACTTGAAATCTATCTACAAGAAGTTCCAGACAAGAAAACCAAACGTCACTATTTTGCCTATGTATCAGTGACTTCATATTATTGGTTCTTGTGGGCCCTGTTCCAAGAAAGCGTTGGAAAACCAGTAGGTGAATTTCTTTATATCTGGTATCGTTATACCAAGCAGTATGGAAAACTTGCATTAGATTTATACTTAGAGGATAATTAA